The Streptomyces sp. ICC1 DNA window CTACGGTGAAGGCCGGCATCTGTGCCGCTTCGCGCCGCAGGTCCCGTACGTCGAGCGGCGCCGACAGGCGTTCGCCGGTCTCGGCGTTCCAGTGTTCGACGAGGGGCCCCGACACCGTCATGACCTCCTTGTCGCCGGTGAAGTGGAACTCCACCAGCTCGGGGTTCCCGCCCTTGTCGGCACCCGGCTTGGGCGGCTTGGGCGGCTTGGCCGTCCTGAACTCCGTCACCTTGCGCAGGCCCGGGAGGGCCCGGATCACGATGCGGTTCTCGTCGGCCACGTCGGCCACCAGCGTTTCGCCGCGGTTGGCGGCCAGGGGTTGCTTCGCGTTCGGCGGGATCTTCGCGTCAGTGGTGACCTCGGCCAGGGTCTTTCCGGCCGCCGCCGTCTCCGCGACCCGTAGCCGGTCGCCGTCCTCGCCCACGCGGACCACCATCGACTTGCCGTGGTCCAGGAGTTCCGGAGGGCTGAGCACAGTTGCCCCGTCCGATTCCCACAGGAGACTGCCGGTCACGGCGGTCTCGGCCGTGGTGACCACCACGGGGGCGTCGGGACCACCCAGGAGGGGCAGATGGGGGGCGGACCTCTCCGTCCGCCCTACGAACCGCTTCGCCACCGTTCCCGTCCGGGTGTCGATGGTGGCCCAGTATCCGCCCCGCCCCACGGCGAAGCGGTCTCCCGCCATGTCGAAGGCGACGTCCAGACAGCTCTCGTTGCTGCCCGGGGGCGTGTAGCGGATCAGTTCACGGCCATCGGTGACGCCGATGATCTGGTAGACGGCCTTCTCCGTCGTGTCTTCGCCTTCGTTTCGGCAGACGGCGAGGACCTGGCCGTTCCCCGAGACCCCGACCGCCTGGCGGGAGGGCGCGGGTGCGGTGAGCTCGCGCGTCTTGCCCGTACGCAGGTCGACCGCAACGGTGCTCAGGGTGAGGTCCTTCAGCAACTGAGTCGTCTCGCCGACGAGCGTGTCCTCGTCGGCGAACCACACTTGCGACAGCTCGGGCATCCCCTCCGGAAGTTGCCGGAGCTGTCCTGTCCTCAGGTCCCCGACCCTCGGACGCCGATCGACCCCCGTCACGACGACCTGTTGGCCGCTCGGGGAGAAACCCGCCTTGTGGTCGCCCGTGGGCGCTCCGACGCTGACCTGCTCGAACCCGCCGCCGCGGAGCGGCCGCGCGGGGCCGAGGACGTCCTTCGCCGTGGGGTCCACCTCGTGCCAGATCGGGGCTCCGGTCTGCTCCAGCATGTAGGCGATCTTCCGGCCGTCCCCGCTGACCATCGGAGAATGGCCGTTGCCCGTGAGGTTGAGGTAGCGGCGCGTGGTCCGTCCGTCGGGGGTCCTTACGAACAGCGTCGCGCGCCCCAGGCTCGACGTCACGAGCGTCACCCCGCCGTCGGAGCTCATCGCGGTCGCCGCGATCTCACCCTGGGCTCCGGTCAGCGACCAGGAGACGTCCTGCACCGCGTTGTACCTGCGCAGCATCGCGTTGCGGGCCTCCTGTGTCGGCGAGACCTCGTAGGCGGCCACGGACGCGAGCGAGGCGAGTCCCTGATCGGTGGTGGCCATCCCGTCCGAGAGGGTGGCCAGGGCGCGGGAACGTCCCTCCGCGGCCCGTTCCTCGGTGACATCGCGCTGGTGGAGGATGAAGGTCCCGAGGCCCACGATCGCCGACAGCACCACGGCGACAGCGGTCCACCCCGCGCGTGCACGGCGGCGCAGACGGGCGCTGCGGCGCCGCGCCTGCGCCAGGAACTCCTTCTCCCCTTCGCCGAGCTCGTTTTCGCGGTCGCCGAGCCAGGTCCTGATGACGCGCAGTTGGAATGCTCCCGGCAGGAGCCCGGCGGGCCTTCCGTCCCTTTCCCAGCGGTCCCGGTCGTGGCTCAGCTCCGCCCGGCCGGCGAGGAGCTTGGCGTCCTCGGCAACCTGCCGGCGCAGGACCGGCCAGGTGGCGATCAGCGATTCGTGGGCGAGTTCGGCGGTCTCCGGTTCGCCCCGACCTCCGTGCAGGACGAGGAGGCGGCGATCGGCCAGTGCCTGTGCGATGCGCCAGCGCTCCTCGCCCGCCTCCTGCCGGGAGAGCCTGCGCCGCAGCGGCAGCGTGCCTCCGGGGAGCATCCGT harbors:
- a CDS encoding serine protease — encoded protein: MVSDAAGRPREEDLTGAAVTVDLPLDEGRTDGEGPWQWPAVVENWVPIRSGRAGDIAVLRLTEPVSDVRLLPMADPESVLEHGALAVGFTDGEPGETWFRGRFAGGTSEGWLQLSRADGVSPHIRRGFSGSPVWDTEEGAVVGLMVAAQPERDTQQGYVLRTRAILREIPELARVVLPPSPFRGLKPFLETDGDVYFGRDEDADHVVTALKGDRGVVTLYGPSGCGKSSLALAGVLPRMRQEGYEVLTLNAGRLSSPLSALATELSAASSSGHDPDTVERWLAGIGLVDTFHRVRSQGGGQGGGQDGGQGGDRGRGLTDGKLVVVLDQAEALLGDDSEAKLNECADLLFSRRPAGDGLRVLVVLRSDFMDAVLKHPRLGPALHDGVALPLTPMTREQLEAAITKPLERVPSVTYDPGLDRRILEDTGGDPGILPLLGFVLQQLWEGQSGGRLLATRYEAMGGVSGALESHSDKAWKACVGDRAEVEREALGLLTSLVRMLPGGTLPLRRRLSRQEAGEERWRIAQALADRRLLVLHGGRGEPETAELAHESLIATWPVLRRQVAEDAKLLAGRAELSHDRDRWERDGRPAGLLPGAFQLRVIRTWLGDRENELGEGEKEFLAQARRRSARLRRRARAGWTAVAVVLSAIVGLGTFILHQRDVTEERAAEGRSRALATLSDGMATTDQGLASLASVAAYEVSPTQEARNAMLRRYNAVQDVSWSLTGAQGEIAATAMSSDGGVTLVTSSLGRATLFVRTPDGRTTRRYLNLTGNGHSPMVSGDGRKIAYMLEQTGAPIWHEVDPTAKDVLGPARPLRGGGFEQVSVGAPTGDHKAGFSPSGQQVVVTGVDRRPRVGDLRTGQLRQLPEGMPELSQVWFADEDTLVGETTQLLKDLTLSTVAVDLRTGKTRELTAPAPSRQAVGVSGNGQVLAVCRNEGEDTTEKAVYQIIGVTDGRELIRYTPPGSNESCLDVAFDMAGDRFAVGRGGYWATIDTRTGTVAKRFVGRTERSAPHLPLLGGPDAPVVVTTAETAVTGSLLWESDGATVLSPPELLDHGKSMVVRVGEDGDRLRVAETAAAGKTLAEVTTDAKIPPNAKQPLAANRGETLVADVADENRIVIRALPGLRKVTEFRTAKPPKPPKPGADKGGNPELVEFHFTGDKEVMTVSGPLVEHWNAETGERLSAPLDVRDLRREAAQMPAFTVGPLRRPGFVQVHLVGETTFRTIDLRTGKEDESLRVDLGRQDVISFVVHPDQKFALLLTSGSMVEMWSLKHGRPTQRVLGPIGPLVANRWTAGALEGSGSGFYLANGKSVLFQRGADPVRNDSYDLGERRSFLAGADQGRSLLMTSPDGGRMRLLRLDPALWKRHLCAVFGRELDADERAVLPKGLPKTLCPT